Proteins encoded by one window of Micromonospora coxensis:
- a CDS encoding helix-turn-helix domain-containing protein, which yields MANDSAPGDEETLTSVGPRLRALRQQRGVTLAQLSAATGISVSTLSRLESGGRRPTLELLLALARFHRVPLDDLVGAPETGDPRVHPRPVRRGEVTILPLTRRPGGVQAYKMIYPPGARAGNPEQQVHEGHEWLYVLSGRCRLLLGRHDLTLEAGEVAEFDTRTPHWFGNPFDTPLEILSLFGPQGERLHVRARPSPTRPDPA from the coding sequence ATGGCAAACGATTCGGCTCCCGGCGACGAGGAGACCCTGACCTCGGTCGGGCCGCGCCTGCGGGCGCTGCGCCAGCAGCGCGGGGTGACCCTGGCCCAGCTCTCGGCGGCCACCGGGATCTCGGTCAGCACGCTGTCCCGGCTGGAGTCCGGTGGCCGCCGGCCGACCCTGGAGCTGCTGCTCGCGTTGGCCCGGTTCCACCGGGTGCCGCTGGACGACCTGGTGGGCGCGCCGGAGACCGGCGACCCGAGGGTGCATCCCCGGCCGGTCCGGCGGGGCGAGGTGACCATCCTGCCGCTGACCCGCCGCCCCGGCGGCGTCCAGGCGTACAAGATGATCTATCCGCCGGGGGCCCGGGCCGGCAATCCCGAGCAGCAGGTGCACGAGGGCCACGAGTGGCTGTACGTGCTCTCCGGCCGGTGCCGGCTGCTGCTCGGCCGGCACGACCTGACCCTGGAGGCGGGGGAGGTCGCCGAGTTCGACACCCGCACGCCGCACTGGTTCGGCAACCCGTTCGACACCCCGCTGGAGATCCTGAGCCTCTTCGGGCCGCAGGGGGAGCGGCTGCACGTCCGGGCCCGGCCGTCCCCGACCCGCCCCGACCCCGCCTGA
- a CDS encoding class I SAM-dependent methyltransferase produces MASDADAVDEETARHWDELYAARERYWSGRANPHLVTVAGALPPGTVLDLGCGEGGDAIWLARQGWRVTAVDVSRTALERAAAEASAAGVAERIDFRRHDLTRSFPDGRFDLVSAQFLQSPIEFPRDEVLRAAARAVAPGGRLLIVEHGEMPPWARAHHPEARFPTPQETLAALALDPDAWHTERVETLHREGTGPHGETGHLVDNLVLVRRR; encoded by the coding sequence GTGGCGTCGGACGCTGACGCGGTCGACGAGGAGACCGCCCGGCACTGGGACGAGCTGTACGCCGCCCGGGAGCGGTACTGGAGCGGGCGGGCCAATCCGCACCTGGTCACGGTGGCCGGCGCGCTGCCGCCGGGCACCGTGCTGGACCTCGGCTGCGGCGAGGGCGGCGACGCGATCTGGCTGGCCCGGCAGGGCTGGCGGGTGACCGCGGTCGACGTCTCCCGTACCGCGCTGGAGCGGGCGGCGGCCGAGGCGTCCGCCGCCGGGGTGGCCGAGCGGATCGACTTCCGCCGGCACGACCTGACCCGCAGCTTCCCGGACGGGCGGTTCGACCTGGTCTCGGCGCAGTTCCTCCAGTCACCGATCGAGTTCCCCCGCGACGAGGTGCTGCGGGCGGCGGCCCGGGCGGTCGCCCCCGGCGGCCGGCTGCTGATCGTCGAGCACGGCGAGATGCCGCCGTGGGCCCGCGCGCACCACCCGGAGGCGCGCTTCCCCACCCCGCAGGAGACCCTGGCCGCGCTGGCGCTGGATCCGGACGCCTGGCACACCGAGCGGGTGGAGACGCTGCACCGGGAGGGCACCGGTCCGCACGGCGAGACCGGGCACCTGGTCGACAACCTCGTGCTGGTGCGCCGCCGCTGA